A stretch of Acidimicrobiales bacterium DNA encodes these proteins:
- a CDS encoding SDR family oxidoreductase has product MTWNIEGKRVLVTGGTTGIGRATVAALAAGGAEVVFTARKPAAGDEVVAEVEAGSPDAVVSHRRLDLDDLAAVRAFATQFAADFDRLDVLINNAGVVLTERRLTADGHEFTFGVNHLGHFQLVQSLLPLLEASAPARIVIVASDAHQFTKGLDFDDLMASSGRFGAARGMAVYSRSKLANMLHTHELAKRLPADRVTVNCVHPGAVRTRLGRDTEASRLSNVVWPLVNRFFLTPEKGARTSVWAATDPELEGVTGEYFVKSRIKKPRKTARDDAAAARLWTISEDLVRASTGV; this is encoded by the coding sequence ATGACGTGGAACATCGAAGGCAAGCGGGTGCTGGTCACGGGCGGCACCACCGGCATCGGCCGGGCGACCGTGGCGGCGCTCGCCGCGGGCGGTGCCGAGGTCGTGTTCACCGCCCGCAAGCCCGCGGCCGGCGACGAGGTGGTCGCCGAGGTCGAGGCGGGCTCGCCGGACGCGGTCGTCAGCCATCGTCGGCTCGATCTCGACGATCTGGCCGCGGTCCGTGCCTTCGCCACGCAGTTCGCCGCCGACTTCGATCGGCTGGACGTGCTCATCAACAATGCGGGTGTCGTCCTGACCGAGCGTCGCCTCACCGCCGACGGCCACGAGTTCACGTTCGGGGTGAACCACCTCGGCCACTTCCAGCTCGTGCAGTCGCTGCTCCCGTTGCTGGAGGCCTCGGCGCCGGCGCGGATCGTGATCGTGGCGTCCGACGCGCATCAGTTCACCAAGGGGCTGGACTTCGACGACCTGATGGCTTCCTCGGGCCGGTTCGGTGCCGCCCGGGGGATGGCGGTCTACTCCCGCTCCAAGCTGGCCAACATGCTGCACACCCACGAGCTCGCGAAGCGGTTGCCTGCCGATCGGGTGACCGTGAACTGCGTGCACCCCGGCGCGGTGCGGACGAGGCTGGGACGCGACACCGAGGCATCACGGCTGAGCAATGTCGTGTGGCCGCTGGTGAACCGGTTCTTCCTGACGCCGGAGAAGGGCGCCCGCACGTCCGTCTGGGCGGCGACCGATCCCGAGCTCGAGGGCGTCACCGGCGAGTACTTCGTCAAGTCCCGGATCAAGAAGCCCCGCAAGACCGCGCGAGACGACGCGGCGGCCGCCCGCCTCTGGACGATCTCCGAAGACCTCGTCCGCGCTTCAACTGGGGTCTGA
- a CDS encoding acyl-CoA dehydrogenase family protein, producing the protein MSDAAIADLTEEEFRARCREFLNEHATGIQLDGDGDSGGLKRLAAGKAFQSALYEAGLAGLTYPKEFGGAGLTKDHERWWREEYANYPNMTFEFTISHGMCLPMLAEYGTDDQKRAYLADNISGDKIWCQMFSEPGAGSDVASLQTRAVRDGDTWVLNGQKVWTTLAHVSDYGVVIARTDPEVPKHAGISMFIVPMDAEGVEVRPIHQIDGGSHFNEIFFTDVSIPAENLLGDLNNGWNMATAMLMYERVAIGSGATAGIKHERADSLIEEAKKRGLIDNPTLRQKLMKIYIKETCHSMVSMRTRAEMQAGKTPGPGGSIGKLFSTLIMNEVRDVSMEIVGASGVAWEGDHGGGWQRAALTGLQGGIAGGTNEIQKNIIGDRVLGLPRDISVDKGVPFKDLKVGTQKSAD; encoded by the coding sequence ATGTCCGACGCCGCCATTGCCGACCTGACCGAAGAGGAGTTCCGTGCCCGATGCCGGGAGTTCCTGAACGAGCACGCCACCGGGATCCAGCTCGACGGCGACGGCGATTCGGGCGGCCTCAAGCGGCTCGCAGCCGGCAAGGCGTTCCAGTCCGCGCTCTACGAGGCCGGGCTCGCCGGCCTCACCTACCCGAAGGAGTTCGGCGGCGCCGGGCTCACGAAGGACCACGAGCGCTGGTGGCGTGAGGAATACGCCAACTACCCGAACATGACGTTCGAGTTCACGATCTCCCACGGCATGTGTTTGCCGATGCTCGCCGAGTACGGAACCGACGACCAGAAGCGCGCCTACCTCGCCGACAACATTTCCGGCGACAAGATCTGGTGCCAGATGTTCTCCGAGCCGGGCGCGGGCTCCGACGTCGCTTCCCTGCAGACGAGAGCGGTGCGCGACGGCGACACGTGGGTCCTCAACGGCCAGAAGGTGTGGACCACCCTCGCGCACGTCAGCGACTACGGCGTCGTCATCGCCCGGACCGACCCGGAGGTTCCCAAGCACGCCGGCATCTCGATGTTCATCGTGCCGATGGACGCCGAGGGCGTCGAGGTCCGTCCGATCCACCAGATCGACGGCGGCAGCCACTTCAACGAGATCTTCTTCACCGACGTGAGCATTCCGGCCGAGAATCTCCTCGGCGATCTCAACAACGGCTGGAACATGGCCACCGCGATGCTCATGTACGAACGGGTCGCGATCGGCTCGGGCGCGACCGCCGGCATCAAGCACGAGCGGGCCGACTCGCTCATCGAGGAGGCGAAGAAGCGTGGCCTCATCGACAACCCCACCCTCCGCCAGAAGCTGATGAAGATCTACATCAAGGAGACCTGCCACTCCATGGTCTCCATGCGGACCCGCGCCGAGATGCAGGCAGGCAAGACGCCCGGCCCCGGCGGTTCGATCGGCAAGCTCTTCAGCACGCTCATCATGAACGAGGTGCGTGACGTCTCGATGGAGATCGTCGGCGCATCCGGCGTCGCCTGGGAAGGCGACCACGGCGGCGGTTGGCAACGTGCCGCGCTCACCGGCCTCCAGGGCGGCATCGCCGGCGGCACCAACGAGATCCAGAAGAACATCATCGGTGACCGCGTGCTGGGTCTCCCCCGCGACATCAGCGTCGACAAGGGTGTGCCCTTCAAGGACCTGAAGGTCGGCACCCAGAAGTCGGCGGACTAG
- a CDS encoding DoxX family protein translates to MEIVLLLGRIVFSVIFIGSGIGQLADEESTTATAAGAGLPNAKLMGQISGVCFGLGGIAIALGIFTDLAFLLTGVLVMIAAFTVHPFWKMEGEAQMMQMPNFMKNLTIFGGCLMGFAFYSTFGAYEGFADGYQIVGSLFEFDFNDVIKAP, encoded by the coding sequence ATGGAGATCGTGCTACTACTCGGAAGAATTGTGTTCTCGGTCATCTTCATCGGCAGCGGGATCGGCCAGTTGGCCGACGAGGAGAGCACCACGGCGACAGCCGCGGGGGCCGGCCTCCCCAACGCCAAGCTGATGGGTCAGATCAGTGGGGTCTGCTTCGGGCTCGGCGGCATCGCCATCGCGCTCGGCATCTTCACCGATCTCGCCTTCCTCCTGACGGGCGTGCTGGTGATGATCGCGGCCTTCACGGTCCATCCGTTCTGGAAAATGGAGGGCGAGGCGCAGATGATGCAGATGCCGAACTTCATGAAGAACCTGACGATCTTCGGTGGCTGTCTGATGGGCTTCGCGTTCTACTCGACCTTCGGCGCCTACGAAGGGTTCGCCGACGGATACCAGATCGTCGGCTCGCTCTTCGAGTTCGACTTCAACGACGTCATCAAGGCGCCGTAG
- a CDS encoding pectin acetylesterase-family hydrolase has product MNRRRIVALLGVLALFAAACGDDANEAADPTTTTTEAPATTSTTEAPATTSTTEAPAPEWVSHLAGPECMCADGSEYYIHTRAADPDKVMLYFQGGGACFTEQMCDFENGTYKVTTGEDDHPGDDGNGIFDYDNPLNPLADWTVVFVPYCSGDVFLGDATTTYGELTIEHNGFENAMHGLDHVVENYGDASQLLVTGSSAGGVPAPLFGGLASDRMSEGTDIAVLADASGGYATSPLQNQFIGNLWGSTNNIPDWPVVADIAPEEWGIPDLFRFAGVHDPDLRMARFDNAFDNVQVSFSAMAGLEGGLLEVLDFNEALVEDDGVDLQVYVAPGDSHTILGRPDVYTETVEGVAFIDWLTEFVEGGAPGDVHCTECGDGAES; this is encoded by the coding sequence ATGAACCGTCGCCGCATCGTTGCCCTGCTCGGAGTCCTCGCCCTGTTCGCCGCCGCGTGCGGTGACGACGCGAACGAAGCCGCGGACCCGACGACGACCACCACCGAGGCACCGGCAACGACGAGCACCACCGAGGCACCGGCGACGACCAGTACGACCGAGGCACCGGCCCCGGAGTGGGTGTCGCACCTCGCCGGGCCGGAGTGCATGTGTGCCGACGGCAGCGAGTACTACATCCACACCCGGGCGGCGGACCCCGACAAGGTGATGCTCTACTTCCAGGGTGGCGGCGCCTGCTTCACCGAGCAGATGTGTGACTTCGAGAACGGCACCTACAAGGTGACCACCGGTGAGGACGATCACCCGGGCGACGACGGCAACGGCATCTTCGACTACGACAACCCCCTCAATCCGCTGGCCGATTGGACGGTCGTGTTCGTGCCCTACTGCTCGGGCGATGTGTTCCTGGGCGACGCGACCACCACCTACGGCGAGCTCACAATCGAGCACAACGGGTTCGAGAATGCGATGCACGGCCTCGACCACGTCGTCGAGAACTACGGCGACGCGTCGCAGCTCCTCGTGACCGGCTCGAGCGCCGGCGGTGTGCCCGCTCCCCTGTTCGGCGGACTCGCGTCGGATCGCATGAGTGAGGGGACGGACATCGCGGTGCTCGCCGATGCGTCGGGCGGCTACGCCACGAGTCCGCTGCAGAATCAGTTCATCGGCAACCTCTGGGGCTCGACGAACAACATCCCAGACTGGCCGGTCGTCGCCGACATCGCGCCCGAGGAGTGGGGCATCCCCGATCTCTTCCGGTTCGCCGGCGTCCACGATCCGGATCTACGCATGGCCCGCTTCGACAACGCGTTCGACAACGTGCAGGTCAGCTTCTCCGCGATGGCGGGACTCGAAGGGGGCCTCCTGGAGGTCCTCGACTTCAACGAGGCGCTCGTCGAGGACGACGGGGTCGACCTCCAGGTCTATGTCGCGCCGGGCGACTCCCACACGATTCTGGGACGGCCGGACGTCTACACCGAGACCGTGGAAGGCGTCGCGTTCATCGACTGGCTCACCGAGTTCGTCGAGGGTGGCGCCCCCGGCGACGTCCACTGCACCGAGTGCGGCGACGGCGCCGAGAGCTGA
- a CDS encoding amidohydrolase family protein: MTSQWRRARDRQPDRPPALPVWPGSLSNGEFLPEPTTPRQQAIARQMLSRIEQAADRTGVDRRRFLRSTGAMAASLAVLNACASGDDASAGPTTTTSTTSTSTTSTSTTAPPTTLGDPGGEYVVPEPEDEEACAIELGDRGEFIFDVHTHHVMPEGVWRDNADRIELMINRLVPSGCGEGDGHECLNRVSYITNMFLGSDTTFALLTDVPNSGPLDAPLPFDDKVGTAELMEAITVAGQSRVLIHDVIAPNFGDLSSRLDGMTRTADTGRVAAFKVYTAWGPQNQGYSMVDPEIGLPVIDHMRDLGVTTLCGHKGLPLQEFDRRFNGPDDLCAAASLYPDMNFVIYHSAYETQTVERAYDPNRATTGVNSLVKAMDDHGIEPNTNVWCELGTAWREVMGDPTEAAHLLGKLLTRVGADRVMWGTDAIWLGSPQRQIEAFRAFQITEAFQETHHYPALTDELKAKVFGLNAAGLFGLDPEGITCAIDQDLLTASRGELEVLVDDGLVPNPYEPIGYVTRRQVLNWWNQFPEPVFPA, encoded by the coding sequence ATGACGAGCCAGTGGCGACGGGCCCGGGATCGACAACCGGATCGGCCCCCCGCCCTCCCGGTCTGGCCCGGTTCGCTCTCCAACGGCGAGTTCCTCCCCGAGCCCACCACGCCGCGCCAGCAGGCCATCGCGCGACAGATGCTGAGCCGCATCGAGCAGGCCGCGGACCGCACGGGCGTCGACCGGCGGCGGTTCCTGCGCTCGACCGGGGCCATGGCGGCCTCCCTCGCCGTGCTGAACGCCTGCGCGAGCGGCGACGACGCGTCCGCCGGACCGACCACGACCACGTCCACCACCTCCACGTCCACGACGAGCACCTCGACCACCGCACCACCGACCACCCTCGGCGACCCGGGCGGCGAGTACGTCGTGCCCGAACCGGAGGACGAGGAGGCCTGCGCCATCGAGCTCGGCGATCGCGGCGAGTTCATCTTCGACGTCCACACCCACCACGTGATGCCCGAGGGCGTGTGGCGCGACAACGCCGACCGCATCGAGTTGATGATCAACCGGCTCGTGCCGTCCGGCTGTGGTGAGGGCGACGGCCACGAATGCCTCAACCGCGTCAGCTACATCACGAACATGTTCCTGGGCAGCGACACCACGTTCGCCCTGCTCACCGACGTCCCCAACTCCGGGCCGCTCGACGCGCCGCTCCCCTTCGACGACAAGGTCGGCACCGCGGAACTCATGGAAGCCATCACCGTCGCCGGCCAGTCCCGCGTGCTCATCCACGACGTGATCGCACCGAACTTCGGGGACCTGTCGAGCCGACTGGACGGCATGACCCGCACGGCCGACACCGGCCGGGTCGCGGCGTTCAAGGTGTACACCGCGTGGGGTCCGCAGAACCAGGGCTACTCGATGGTCGACCCCGAGATCGGGCTCCCGGTCATCGATCACATGCGTGACCTCGGCGTCACCACCCTGTGCGGCCACAAGGGGCTGCCCCTCCAGGAGTTCGATCGCCGGTTCAACGGGCCGGACGACCTCTGCGCCGCGGCCTCCCTGTATCCGGACATGAACTTCGTGATCTACCACTCGGCCTACGAAACCCAGACGGTGGAGCGTGCCTATGACCCGAACCGGGCCACCACCGGGGTGAACTCGCTGGTCAAGGCGATGGACGACCATGGCATCGAGCCCAACACGAACGTGTGGTGCGAGCTCGGCACGGCGTGGCGAGAGGTGATGGGCGACCCCACCGAGGCGGCCCACCTGCTGGGCAAGCTGCTCACCCGGGTCGGCGCCGACCGTGTGATGTGGGGCACCGACGCCATCTGGCTCGGCTCGCCGCAGCGTCAGATCGAGGCGTTCCGGGCGTTCCAGATCACCGAGGCGTTCCAGGAGACCCACCACTACCCCGCGCTCACGGACGAGCTCAAGGCGAAGGTCTTCGGACTCAACGCGGCCGGACTGTTCGGCCTCGATCCCGAGGGCATCACCTGCGCGATCGACCAGGACCTCCTCACGGCGAGCCGGGGCGAACTCGAGGTGCTCGTCGACGACGGCCTCGTGCCGAACCCCTACGAACCGATCGGCTACGTCACGCGGCGTCAGGTCCTCAACTGGTGGAACCAGTTCCCGGAGCCCGTCTTCCCGGCGTGA